The following proteins are co-located in the Ensifer sp. WSM1721 genome:
- a CDS encoding response regulator, giving the protein MKKRVLTVDDSRTIRNMLLVTLNNAGFETIQAEDGVEGLEKLEDANPDVIVTDINMPRLDGFGFIEGVRRNDRYRAVPILVLTTESDAEKKNRARQAGATGWIVKPFDPTKLIDAIERVTA; this is encoded by the coding sequence ATGAAGAAGAGAGTGCTGACTGTCGATGATTCCCGGACAATCCGGAACATGCTTCTCGTTACCCTCAACAATGCCGGATTCGAAACGATCCAGGCCGAGGATGGCGTCGAGGGGCTCGAAAAACTCGAGGACGCCAACCCGGATGTGATCGTCACGGACATCAACATGCCCCGCCTCGACGGGTTCGGCTTCATCGAGGGCGTACGCAGGAACGACCGCTATCGCGCCGTACCGATCCTCGTGCTGACCACGGAAAGCGACGCGGAGAAGAAGAACCGCGCGCGGCAGGCAGGCGCCACCGGCTGGATCGTCAAGCCGTTCGACCCCACCAAGCTCATCGATGCGATCGAGCGCGTAACGGCCTGA
- a CDS encoding STAS domain-containing protein, with translation MASRNTARKKLKLAPVLDLNEATALHERLLALKGGAVTIDASAVERVGALCVQVLMAAARSWEEDHLSFTFAEVSDAFIKTTQLIGVDVAPLMAKEI, from the coding sequence ATGGCCAGCAGGAATACCGCTCGAAAAAAGCTGAAGCTCGCTCCGGTCTTGGACTTGAACGAAGCGACGGCGCTGCATGAAAGGCTCCTGGCGCTGAAGGGCGGCGCCGTGACGATCGATGCATCCGCCGTCGAGCGGGTGGGGGCGCTTTGCGTCCAGGTGCTGATGGCTGCCGCCAGAAGCTGGGAAGAGGATCACTTGTCTTTCACCTTTGCCGAGGTGTCGGACGCTTTCATTAAAACGACACAGCTCATCGGCGTGGACGTTGCTCCCCTGATGGCGAAGGAGATTTGA
- a CDS encoding globin-coupled sensor protein has translation MKQEASEQAKRGQAGSLLERLRFAGLDEETCALLRGHRQGLSPRIELALRELFNRLQGHPEAARHFESDRQLDRLHDLQSSHWNVLTDARFDGLYAERVKVLADTEGRMGLDPRWQIASHAVVLEHLIVGVIEDAWPKSLLPFGKARRKELSDLVTALVRAAFVDTEIAVSLRFNALRQQHQRQLSEQRRGDETEVAALFSDFVAALSDGNLAARLPEDAPEAYRPIVASLNAALTKIQEALLSADKRARAADTIVSELHGKVSELSGKIGGEAEALTQHVGALGAVTERMRSGSIRIGETEAKASATRVAVERSGEIAGQAISAMADIEASAEKIGQIIGVIDEIAFQTNLLALNAGIEAARAGESGRGFAVVAQEVRALAQRSGEAAREIKQLVSGTKTQVEVGVEIVGRTQDAISSIAEQVISINEAVTGIARDSECQVNDVAAAASGIGGISEALGRGATLAGETAASSDDLHSAILELGQTIRRFRFERQARSSAAAFAQSPALLPETHEDELFGDDAVSERHFAGWRR, from the coding sequence GTGAAGCAGGAAGCGTCAGAACAGGCAAAAAGGGGCCAGGCCGGCAGCCTGCTGGAGCGCCTGCGCTTTGCCGGTCTCGACGAAGAGACCTGTGCACTCCTTCGCGGTCACCGGCAGGGCCTGTCGCCGCGCATCGAGCTTGCCCTGCGCGAGCTTTTCAACCGCCTGCAAGGCCATCCGGAGGCGGCGCGCCACTTCGAAAGCGATCGCCAGCTCGACCGCCTTCACGACCTGCAGTCATCGCATTGGAACGTACTGACGGACGCTCGTTTCGACGGGCTCTACGCGGAGCGCGTCAAGGTGCTCGCCGACACGGAAGGCCGCATGGGCCTCGACCCGCGCTGGCAGATCGCGAGCCACGCGGTCGTGCTGGAGCATCTTATCGTCGGCGTGATCGAGGACGCCTGGCCGAAATCCCTGCTTCCCTTCGGCAAGGCGCGCAGGAAGGAACTCAGCGACCTCGTCACCGCTCTCGTCCGCGCTGCCTTCGTCGACACCGAGATTGCCGTTTCGCTGCGCTTCAACGCGCTTCGCCAACAGCATCAGCGCCAACTTTCCGAACAGCGCCGGGGCGACGAAACCGAGGTGGCGGCGCTGTTTTCGGACTTCGTCGCGGCTCTTAGCGACGGCAACCTCGCCGCTCGTCTCCCGGAGGACGCGCCGGAGGCCTATCGCCCGATCGTCGCCAGCCTCAATGCGGCATTGACCAAAATCCAGGAAGCACTGCTCTCGGCGGATAAACGCGCCCGCGCGGCCGATACGATCGTCTCGGAGCTGCATGGCAAGGTGAGCGAGCTCTCCGGCAAGATTGGAGGAGAGGCTGAAGCCCTCACTCAGCACGTCGGCGCCCTTGGCGCCGTGACCGAACGCATGCGCTCCGGCTCAATCCGCATCGGCGAGACGGAGGCCAAGGCGAGCGCGACGCGCGTGGCGGTGGAACGGAGCGGTGAGATCGCCGGCCAGGCGATCTCGGCCATGGCCGACATCGAGGCTTCGGCGGAGAAGATCGGCCAGATCATCGGCGTGATCGACGAAATCGCTTTCCAGACCAATCTTCTGGCGCTCAATGCCGGCATCGAGGCGGCGCGCGCCGGCGAGAGCGGACGCGGCTTTGCGGTCGTGGCCCAAGAGGTCCGCGCGCTGGCGCAGCGTTCCGGCGAAGCGGCGCGCGAGATCAAACAACTCGTTAGCGGAACGAAGACCCAGGTCGAGGTCGGCGTCGAGATCGTCGGCCGCACCCAGGATGCGATCAGCAGCATTGCCGAGCAGGTCATCTCCATCAACGAGGCCGTTACCGGCATCGCACGGGATTCGGAATGTCAGGTGAATGATGTTGCCGCGGCAGCGTCCGGCATCGGCGGCATCTCCGAGGCGCTAGGCCGCGGTGCGACGCTCGCCGGCGAGACGGCGGCTTCGTCGGACGATCTTCACAGCGCCATCCTCGAACTCGGGCAGACGATCCGCCGCTTCCGTTTCGAGCGGCAGGCGCGATCCTCGGCAGCGGCCTTCGCCCAATCGCCCGCCCTGCTGCCGGAAACGCACGAAGACGAACTGTTCGGCGATGACGCCGTCTCGGAGCGGCATTTCGCCGGATGGCGGCGCTAG